A single region of the Paraburkholderia sprentiae WSM5005 genome encodes:
- the flhF gene encoding flagellar biosynthesis protein FlhF: MNIRKFVGATSRDALRLVREALGPDAVVLSNRTMDDGSVEIVALADSDLAAITPKAREGAQAAAVGAGSGAASMLAPRGSSAAPMNPYASAMPDVFSSVFGASPEAGAEAMPMIEPANFPANAAGDFMAGSANPTAFDPAVSHAVNRSAKEAPLAAANAYASTHSAPGPATAPGASQPASNAVTSFNAPAGTSAASATPSGASARAAAARLSKDLGADPLKAAGVPVAPAVAPSEAAVPRTMAESNPWLIDHARRIAAEQQQQRGEYSARPAAMTPAVATAKGLGSAVDARPIAVPPVIDTPDWAREAAEVAARRTAQKLAPMPSASDESRTPAAVAEAIKGRMEQVVKDTVMSELSSMRDMMEEHFAGLLWGDRQRRNPGGAALTKHLFAAGFSAQLVQMMVDNLPDDIDTMDGGMDWVRSVLESNLPVMEDEDALMERGGVFALMGPTGVGKTTTTAKLAARCVMRFGASKVALLTTDSYRIGGHEQLRIFGKILGVSVHAVKDSADLQLALSELRNKHIVLIDTIGMSQRDRLVSDQIAMLCRAGQPVQRLLLLNATSHGDTLNEVVQAYQRAPDQQPLAGCILTKLDEATNLGGVLDTVIRYKLPVHYVSTGQKVPENLYVATKKFLIKSTFCIPRDNSPFVPHDDDIPALLSSLSARSTAELHEVRFG, translated from the coding sequence TTGAACATTCGTAAATTTGTCGGTGCTACCAGTCGCGATGCGTTGCGTCTCGTTCGCGAAGCACTGGGCCCCGATGCGGTCGTGCTGTCGAATCGCACGATGGACGACGGCAGCGTCGAAATCGTCGCGCTCGCCGATAGCGACCTCGCCGCGATCACGCCGAAAGCGCGTGAAGGCGCCCAGGCTGCGGCCGTCGGCGCGGGCTCCGGTGCGGCATCGATGCTCGCGCCTCGCGGCTCGTCCGCGGCGCCGATGAATCCGTACGCGAGCGCAATGCCGGACGTGTTTTCGTCGGTGTTCGGCGCGAGCCCGGAAGCGGGTGCTGAAGCGATGCCAATGATCGAGCCGGCGAATTTTCCGGCGAACGCGGCTGGGGATTTCATGGCCGGGTCCGCGAACCCGACGGCGTTCGACCCGGCGGTGAGCCACGCGGTCAACCGGTCCGCGAAGGAAGCGCCGTTGGCCGCCGCCAATGCTTATGCGTCGACGCACTCGGCACCCGGCCCGGCAACGGCGCCCGGCGCGAGCCAGCCGGCATCTAACGCAGTCACATCGTTCAACGCACCGGCCGGCACTTCCGCCGCTTCGGCCACGCCCTCCGGCGCGAGCGCCCGCGCCGCGGCCGCGCGCCTGTCGAAAGACCTCGGCGCAGATCCGCTGAAAGCTGCGGGCGTGCCGGTAGCGCCGGCTGTCGCACCGAGCGAAGCCGCCGTGCCACGCACGATGGCCGAGTCGAATCCGTGGCTCATCGATCACGCGCGCCGCATCGCGGCCGAGCAGCAGCAACAACGCGGCGAATACAGCGCGCGTCCCGCCGCGATGACGCCCGCCGTCGCGACCGCCAAAGGCCTCGGCAGCGCGGTCGACGCGCGGCCAATAGCCGTGCCGCCGGTGATCGATACGCCCGACTGGGCGCGCGAAGCCGCCGAAGTCGCTGCGCGCCGCACCGCGCAGAAGCTCGCGCCCATGCCGTCGGCCAGCGACGAAAGCCGCACGCCGGCCGCCGTCGCCGAAGCGATCAAGGGGCGCATGGAGCAGGTCGTCAAGGACACCGTGATGAGCGAGCTGTCGTCGATGCGCGACATGATGGAAGAGCACTTCGCGGGACTGCTGTGGGGCGATCGACAGCGCCGCAATCCCGGCGGCGCCGCGCTCACCAAGCATCTGTTCGCCGCCGGCTTTTCCGCGCAGCTCGTGCAGATGATGGTCGACAACCTGCCCGACGACATCGACACGATGGACGGCGGCATGGACTGGGTGCGCTCGGTGCTCGAATCGAACCTGCCGGTCATGGAGGACGAGGACGCGCTGATGGAGCGCGGCGGCGTGTTCGCGCTGATGGGTCCGACCGGCGTCGGCAAGACGACCACCACGGCGAAGCTCGCCGCGCGCTGCGTGATGCGCTTCGGGGCGAGCAAGGTAGCGCTGCTGACGACGGACAGCTACCGCATCGGCGGACATGAACAGCTGCGTATCTTCGGCAAGATTCTCGGCGTCTCGGTGCACGCAGTGAAGGACAGCGCCGATCTGCAACTCGCGCTTTCCGAGCTGCGCAACAAGCACATCGTGCTGATCGACACGATCGGCATGAGCCAGCGCGACCGCCTCGTGTCCGACCAGATCGCGATGCTGTGCCGCGCCGGCCAGCCGGTGCAGCGTCTGCTGCTGCTCAACGCGACGAGCCACGGCGACACGTTGAACGAAGTCGTGCAGGCGTATCAGCGCGCGCCGGATCAGCAGCCGCTCGCCGGTTGCATTCTGACCAAGCTCGACGAAGCGACCAACCTGGGCGGCGTGCTCGATACGGTGATCCGCTACAAGCTGCCGGTGCACTACGTATCGACTGGACAGAAGGTGCCGGAGAACCTGTACGTCGCGACGAAGAAATTCCTGATCAAGAGCACCTTCTGCATTCCGCGCGACAACTCGCCGTTCGTGCCGCACGACGACGACATCCCCGCTTTGCTGTCCTCGCTGTCCGCACGTTCGACGGCCGAGCTGCACGAGGTTCGCTTTGGATAA
- a CDS encoding MinD/ParA family ATP-binding protein, whose protein sequence is MDKFVSDQAEGLRRLLARGGARVIALAGASAGVGNTTVAVNLAAALAQQGKDVLVIDECVSAQSVSAMLGGSRGAGDFAAVMRGETPVDFAAARHALGFSVLSASRSNREGHTETEFSVLLGGSADIVLIDAQLDDEGHLSPLAKQAHDVMIVARVSGEAITDAYACIKRLHYAHAIAQLRVLANQVQSANEAQAAFTNLAGVAGRYLTVALENAGCVAADVRIARALELSRCVVDAFPSTPAARDFRHLAAELQYWPMRPAMSSQTPWRAPATVTAAQHADQPSAQHA, encoded by the coding sequence TTGGATAAATTCGTTTCGGATCAAGCCGAAGGGTTGCGGCGGCTGCTCGCTCGGGGCGGTGCGCGCGTGATCGCGTTGGCGGGAGCGTCGGCGGGCGTGGGTAATACGACCGTGGCGGTCAATCTCGCGGCGGCGCTCGCGCAGCAGGGCAAGGACGTGCTCGTGATCGACGAATGCGTCAGTGCGCAATCGGTGAGCGCGATGCTTGGCGGCTCGCGCGGCGCCGGCGACTTCGCGGCGGTGATGCGCGGCGAGACGCCAGTCGATTTCGCCGCGGCGCGTCACGCGCTCGGCTTTTCGGTGCTGTCCGCCTCGCGCAGCAACCGCGAGGGCCACACGGAGACCGAGTTCAGTGTGCTGCTCGGCGGCTCGGCCGACATCGTGCTGATCGACGCGCAGCTCGACGACGAAGGGCATCTGTCGCCGCTCGCGAAGCAGGCGCACGACGTGATGATCGTCGCGCGTGTGTCGGGCGAGGCGATCACCGACGCATACGCGTGCATCAAGCGTTTGCATTACGCGCACGCGATCGCGCAGTTGCGCGTGCTCGCGAATCAGGTGCAAAGCGCCAACGAAGCGCAAGCCGCGTTCACGAATCTGGCCGGCGTGGCCGGCCGTTACCTGACCGTCGCGTTGGAAAACGCCGGCTGCGTTGCGGCCGACGTGCGCATCGCGCGGGCGCTCGAGTTGTCGCGCTGTGTGGTCGATGCGTTTCCGTCGACACCAGCCGCGCGCGACTTCCGCCATCTCGCCGCCGAATTGCAGTACTGGCCGATGCGGCCAGCGATGTCGTCGCAAACGCCCTGGCGGGCGCCTGCGACGGTTACAGCGGCGCAGCACGCCGACCAACCGTCCGCGCAGCACGCTTAA